CAACTGGCGCCTGACGTTGCCGGCACTGGTCGCGGCGGGACGTCGTACCATCGCACCCGACCTGATCGGCTTCGGCCAGACGGTGCCACCGACCGACCACCGCTACACGATGGAGAGTTGGGTCGAACACGTCGTCGCTCTCATGGATGTGCTCGACCTCGACACGACCGACCTGGTCGGCAACTCCTTCGGAGGCGCCCTCGCCCTGCGGCTCGCGATCGAGCACCCCGAGCGGGTGCGGCGGCTCGTGCTAATGGGCTCGGTCGGCGTCCCGTTCGAGATCACGCCCGGACTCCAGACGGTGTGGGGCTACCGCGCCAGCGTCGAGGGGATGCGGGAGGTACTCGACACGTTCACCTACGACGGTGCCGGCATCACCGATGACCTCGCGCAACTGCGCTACGAGTCCTCCATCGCCGAGGGCGCGGACCAGCGGTTCGCCGCGATGTTCCCGGCACCGCGCCAGCGCTGGGTCGACGCCATGGCAAGCCACGA
This genomic interval from Nocardioides palaemonis contains the following:
- a CDS encoding alpha/beta fold hydrolase, giving the protein MVRVGALDTHVVDEGAGAPVLLLHGSGPGVSALANWRLTLPALVAAGRRTIAPDLIGFGQTVPPTDHRYTMESWVEHVVALMDVLDLDTTDLVGNSFGGALALRLAIEHPERVRRLVLMGSVGVPFEITPGLQTVWGYRASVEGMREVLDTFTYDGAGITDDLAQLRYESSIAEGADQRFAAMFPAPRQRWVDAMASHEDEVRGISAPTLLVHGRDDRVIPVATSQRLLELIPRADLHVFGQTGHWTQIERTDEFNTLLVRFLDGQG